The Epinephelus lanceolatus isolate andai-2023 chromosome 1, ASM4190304v1, whole genome shotgun sequence genome has a window encoding:
- the LOC117257155 gene encoding protein SSUH2 homolog: protein MSAAVYPPPSAPAANMFGNVPGYEGTVAGGGGYLPPPMPMEPIAPPQPGPVPEDWNIPTLSEDVAREAFKSFANSQCCYSESPAKDGVITSMEPFNTYRYRLETFTESRSTEWAHKPHEGEPADFYTQTAPRPWEIQATKTPSLFINLTEEIRVPYTSSIRECFSCHATGLMPCDECQGSGKPCWVCNGTGMRDNESCSRCNATGKDNCNKCDNRGTKECETCEGKRQLLTYIKLKVEWTNNVEDHVIEQNSGLKVDDLRSVSGKELFKNNQYLLYPLIGFPNPAISEASDRLIREHQSKYAQTSRILQQRQTVELIPITKVNYKWKGDSHVYYVYGNENQVSADNYPATCCCVIL, encoded by the exons atgaGCGCAG CTGTGTATCCCCCTCCCTCCGCCCCTGCGGCCAACATGTTTGGAAATGTGCCCGGCTACGAAGGCACTGTGGCAGGAGGAG GAGGTTACCTGCCCCCTCCTATGCCCATGGAGCCCATAGCCCCGCCCCAACCTGGCCCTGTACCTGAGGACTGGAA catCCCCACTCTGTCAGAGGACGTGGCTCGTGAGGCTTTCAAGAGCTTTGCGAATTCTCAGTGTTGCTACAGTGAAAGTCCTGCCAAAGATGGAGTCATCACCAGCATGGAGCCGTTCAACACCTACAGG TATCGACTGGAGACGTTTACTGAGTCCAGGTCAACTGAGTGGGCCCACAAACCTCAtgaag GTGAGCCGGCTGACTTCTACACCCAGACCGCCCCCCGGCCCTGGGAGATCCAGGCCACCAAGACTCCCAGCCTCTTTATTAATCTCACAGAGGAGATCCGCGTGCCCTACACCTCCTCCATCCGG gagTGCTTCAGCTGCCATGCCACGGGGTTGATGCCGTGCGATGAGTGCCAGGGAAGTGGA aAACCATGCTGGGTGTGTAACGGCACTGGAATGAGGGATAATGAGAGCTGCTCTCGCTGCAACGCTACAGGCAAAGACAA ctgtaaCAAGTGTGATAATCGGGGAACGAAGGAGTGTGAGACCTGTGAAGGAAAGCGACAGCTGCTGACCTACATCAAGCTCAAAGTGGAGTG gacTAACAATGTGGAGGACCACGTGATCGAGCAGAACTCTGGTCTGAAGGTCGATGATCTTCGCTCAGTGAGCGGGAAGGAGCTGTTCAAGAACAACCAGTacctg CTCTACCCACTGATCGGCTTCCCAAACCCAGCCATCTCTGAGGCCTCTGACCGTCTGATCAGAGAACACCAAAGCAAGTACGCCCAGACCTCCAGGATCCTGCAGCAG AGGCAGACGGTGGAGTTGATCCCCATCACCAAGGTCAACTACAAGTGGAAAGGCGACTCCCACGTCTACTACGTCTACGGCAACGAGAACCAAGTCAGCGCCGACAATTACCCAGCAACCTGCTGCTGTGTCATtctgtag